A single window of Zea mays cultivar B73 chromosome 10, Zm-B73-REFERENCE-NAM-5.0, whole genome shotgun sequence DNA harbors:
- the LOC103641000 gene encoding G-type lectin S-receptor-like serine/threonine-protein kinase At2g19130 codes for MAYLHILIVLLSSLHLILGNHATTTRDTISAGQPLRIHDKLVSQNGRYALGFFEAGSSQNTSNWYLGIWFNSIPKFTVGWVANRDAPMKNHTSLELKISHDGNLVVANRATDSIVWSTEVNMNYRNNTIIAVLLNSSNLVLRDDDASNSSSISIWQSFDHPTDSLFQWAKLGWDNATGLNRRLVSKKNSISPASGLYREELDPSGVNQVVLASLIRSTKPYWASGAWNGNRFNSSPEVSRNVGFLSFVETTHEKYHTYHVSDEVDVYYNLGVSGQVKVFVWPQGSQDWVLAHAEPRSPCDVYAACGPYTVCDDGALPHCTCMKGFTVTSVEDWELDDRSSGCSRNTALDCNLSGESSVRSMDKFLSVPCVSFGQSEHKTDGAKSSGECAQVCLRNCSCTAYSFSNDTCLVWHQELLNIRQIQCGAAADSN; via the coding sequence ATGGCTTATCTCCACATCCTCATAGTACTACTCTCCTCCCTGCATCTAATCCTTGGAAACCATGCAACGACGACGAGGGACACCATCTCAGCTGGCCAACCGCTACGCATTCACGACAAGCTCGTCTCCCAGAATGGAAGGTACGCCCTAGGGTTTTTCGAGGCGGGTAGCTCCCAAAACACAAGCAACTGGTACCTTGGCATATGGTTCAATAGCATCCCCAAATTTACCGTAGGGTGGGTAGCAAACAGGGATGCCCCAATGAAGAACCACACCTCACTGGAGCTCAAAATCTCCCACGACGGCAACCTTGTTGTCGCAAACCGGGCCACCGACTCCATTGTCTGGTCGACTGAGGTCAACATGAACTACAGAAACAACACCATTATTGCTGTTCTGCTGAACAGCTCAAATCTTGTCCTAAGGGACGACGATGCCTCCAACTCGTCCAGCATTAGTATATGGCAAAGCTTTGACCACCCGACAGATTCGTTGTTCCAGTGGGCTAAGCTTGGTTGGGACAACGCCACCGGTCTCAACCGCCGCCTCGTCTCCAAGAAAAACTCAATCAGCCCGGCTAGTGGACTGTACCGAGAGGAGCTAGACCCTAGTGGCGTTAACCAAGTCGTCCTCGCGTCACTGATCAGGTCCACCAAACCATATTGGGCCAGCGGTGCGTGGAACGGAAATAGGTTTAACTCGTCGCCGGAGGTGTCAAGGAACGTTGGTTTCCTATCATTTGTAGAGACTACGCACGAGAAGTATCACACATACCATGTGTCAGATGAAGTCGATGTTTATTACAACTTGGGTGTGTCGGGTCAAGTAAAGGTATTCGTTTGGCCTCAAGGTTCACAGGACTGGGTACTCGCCCATGCCGAACCTAGATCTCCATGCGATGTGTATGCAGCCTGTGGCCCTTACACAGTCTGCGATGATGGCGCTCTGCCTCACTGCACTTGCATGAAGGGGTTCACTGTAACGTCCGTTGAAGACTGGGAGCTAGATGATCGAAGCAGTGGGTGCTCAAGGAACACCGCACTAGATTGCAATTTGTCAGGTGAAAGTTCAGTCAGATCCATGGATAAGTTCTTGTCTGTTCCATGTGTTAGCTTCGGACAAAGTGAACACAAAACAGATGGCGCTAAAAGCAGTGGTGAGTGTGCTCAAGTCTGCTTGCGCAATTGCTCCTGCACTGCATATTCCTTCAGCAACGATACATGCCTTGTTTGGCATCAAGAATTGCTAAACATAAGGCAAATTCAATGTGGTGCCGCAGCAGATTCAAACTGA